The DNA sequence ACGAACTCGAAACCCTTGTCAACCGCGCCCTGGACGCGCCCTGTGTGGGCATTGATACAGAATTTGTCTGGGAACAAACCTATTATCCGCGCCTGGGCATTATACAGGTGGGACTTTCAGAAAATGATTGCCACCTGATAGATGCCGTCACATTATCGGATCTATCGCCTCTGGGGACCTTATTATCAGACCCCCACACCGTGAAAATTTTGCACGATGCACAGCAAGACCTCTGGATTTTAAGACGGATAACAGATGCCATCCCCTGCAATATATTCGATACGCGCTGTGCAGCGGGCTTCGCGGGTTTGAGTTCAAACCTATCGCTGGGCAATCTATTGCGCATGCGTCTCAATATACAATTACCCAAAACAGAAACGCGCACAGACTGGTTGAGGCGACCATTATCGGACAAACAACTCGAATATGCCCTGGATGACGTGCGCTTTTTGCCCGCCCTTCGCGAACATATCCTGACCGACATACAGCGACGAGGCCGAGAAAACTGGCTGGCAGAAGAACTCCGTCAGTACGATATCGCCAAATTGTACGACGACCGCGCCCCCGAAGAACAATATACGCGCGTAAAAGGCACGGGACGACTATCGAGACGCGATATGGCCATCGTGCGCGAACTGGCCGCCTGGCGCGAAAAAAAAGCGCGACAGGTAGATCGCCCCAGAAATCGCGTGATAAGCGACGACGCCATCGTGCAAATTGCCCGGCGCAAGCCGCAATCAATTCAGTCGTTAAAACGAGTGCGGGGCATTGCGAGGGCAACCATAAATCAGTACGGCAATAGCCTCCTCAACACTGTACAGCGCGGATTGGCAATCGACGAAAAAAATTGCCCGCCCATATCGCTACCTGTGCGACCCGATCCCTTTGAGGATGCGCGTCTCGACCTCGCCATGGCATTTATGCGCGGACAATGTCTATCAGAAGGAATCGACATCGCAATGGTGGCATCGCGATCAGAAGTCAAAGAATTCATTTCCTCCCAAAAAAATGCGACAGATAATCCGTTGCACACAGGTTGGCGACGCGAATTTCTGGGCGCAGACCTCACTGCGCTCTTAACTGGCAAACACGCCATCGGCATCAATCCCAACACCCGCTTGCCAAACTTGCTCCGCGATAAACCATAATGCGCGCCTCACACCTCTTCAACCTGCGCCTGTCCTCTCGTGAGATTCCCCACTGCCTGCTTGAAAGGGCCAACCTGTTCTTCAGGCATAGCCAGTTCACATGTAATATCGGCCCCAAAATCTTCAGCGACAATACGTGCTTCAAAATCCGGAAGCAACCACTTGAAAGATTCATAAGCCGCATAGTCAATCGTCGCCAAAACAGCGACGCGCGTCACGCGCTCCGTACACTGAACCTTCTCAAGCGCGTGTTGAACGCCACCTGAATAAGCCCGCACAAGCCCGCCCTTGCCCAACTTTGTCCCGCCAAAATAGCGCGTCACCACCACTACCACATCGCCGAGACCCGAATGCGTCAGCACAGTCAGCATAGGACGACCAGCCGTACCGTGCGGCTCTCCATCATCGCTCATCCCCACATTGCCAGTCGTGCTTGGCGGCCCGATCAAAAATGCCCAGCAATTGTGTGAAGCATCTGGAAATTCGGCGCGAATTTGATCGATAAATATTCGAGCCTCTTCTCGTGCCGGTGTATGTGCCAGAGTAGTAATAAATCGACTACGCTTAATTTCATCCTCTACGCGGCATGTCTCGGCGGGAATGGGATAGCGATTGGACATAAGATCTACCACCCGTGAACAGAATGCCCTTCTTCCGGAAAAAAGGTAAAATCGACAATAGAAGACACCCCCACACCGACGACATAACCGATCACAAGGCCAAAGAACAAAGGGATACAGCGCCGATAGAGCGAAATGCCACCAATGCGCAGAATAATGAGCTTGGACGCCCAGGTCAGAAAAATACTGAAGGCATAGACCCGAGACCCCGACATCTTCTGAAAAGCCAGACCCAGGGGATGCAAGGGCCACCACGGGACGCGATTGCGAAGGAGCA is a window from the Gemmatimonadota bacterium genome containing:
- the rnd gene encoding ribonuclease D, whose amino-acid sequence is MPLINTPNELETLVNRALDAPCVGIDTEFVWEQTYYPRLGIIQVGLSENDCHLIDAVTLSDLSPLGTLLSDPHTVKILHDAQQDLWILRRITDAIPCNIFDTRCAAGFAGLSSNLSLGNLLRMRLNIQLPKTETRTDWLRRPLSDKQLEYALDDVRFLPALREHILTDIQRRGRENWLAEELRQYDIAKLYDDRAPEEQYTRVKGTGRLSRRDMAIVRELAAWREKKARQVDRPRNRVISDDAIVQIARRKPQSIQSLKRVRGIARATINQYGNSLLNTVQRGLAIDEKNCPPISLPVRPDPFEDARLDLAMAFMRGQCLSEGIDIAMVASRSEVKEFISSQKNATDNPLHTGWRREFLGADLTALLTGKHAIGINPNTRLPNLLRDKP
- a CDS encoding YigZ family protein, which encodes MSNRYPIPAETCRVEDEIKRSRFITTLAHTPAREEARIFIDQIRAEFPDASHNCWAFLIGPPSTTGNVGMSDDGEPHGTAGRPMLTVLTHSGLGDVVVVVTRYFGGTKLGKGGLVRAYSGGVQHALEKVQCTERVTRVAVLATIDYAAYESFKWLLPDFEARIVAEDFGADITCELAMPEEQVGPFKQAVGNLTRGQAQVEEV